Below is a window of Leucobacter sp. Psy1 DNA.
GCACCTGCCGCGGCGAACGTCGAGGACTTCAGCTACGACAGCTGGGACGTCGAATACGCGCTCTCCCTCGACGCGGAGGGGCGCGCCCAGGCCCACGTCACCGAGCGACTCACTGCACGGTTCCCCCAGGACGATCAGAACAAGGGCATCGTGCGCTCGCTGCCCCGGGACTACCAGGGCGCGTCGACGGATCCCCGTGATTTCTCGGTGACCGACGAGAACGGCGACGACGTGCCGTTCGATGTCGAGCGGGGCACCGACGAGACGAACGACGCGCCGTACGTCGCGGTGCTCACCGGCGACGACGACTACGTGCACGGGCGCCAGACCTACGTCATCGAGTACACCCTCAGCGACGTGGTGCTCGCGCGAGACGACGGCACCGCTGACGAGTTCCACTGGGACCTGGCGCCCTCTGCACGGCAGCAGCCGATCACCGCCTTCACTGCCCGGATCGCGTTCGCACCCGAGCTCGCCGAGCATCTCAACGGCAACCAGCGCTGTTATTCCGGCGTCGCCGGCAGTACCGAGGAGTGCTCCATCACCGTTTCCGGCGGGGACGCGACGGTCGGCCCGCTCGCGCTCGACGCAGCGGAGGGCGTCACCGTTGCGATCGGCATGGATCCCGACACCGTCGTGCAGCCCTCGCAGCGCATTCCGAACTTCGCCTACGACGTGGCACCGATCCTCGTCGCGGTCGGCGCCCTCGGCGTCTCCGCTGCGGGCGTCACTGCTGCCGGGCTCATGGCGCGGCGCCACCGGAACAACGGCCGCGGAACGATCGTGCCGCAGTACGACGTGCCCGCGTCGCTCCCGCCGATCCTCGCATCGACGATCCTGGCGAGCTCGAAGGATCCGATCGCCGCGCAGATGGTGCACCTGGCGGTGAACGGAACCGCGCGTTTCGAGGAGGCGCCGGGAGCGAAGCGGAAGAAGCGAAAGGCTCAGCTCGCCGTCAGGCTGGTCGACGTCGACCGGGCGGGCGACCCGCTCGACCGTCTCTCGGTGTCGACCCTCTTCTCCTCGGTCGCGAACGGCGCGCTGCTCGACCTCTCGAAGCGGAACGAGAAACTCGCCAAGCGCATCCCGAACCTCAAGTCATCCGCGGCGAAGGCGGGGCTCGACCGCGGCTACTTCACGAAGGAGCGCAGCCGAGTCGGCCGTATCCTCGGATGGGTCGCACTCGGCATCGTCGCCGTGCTCGCCGTCCTCGTGGTGCTCGGGTTCATGTTCCGCGGGGCCAACGCCGGCACCGTGCTCGGCTTGGTCGGGGGCGTGCTCGCGCTCGTCTTCGCGATTCCGGCGATGGCGAAGCACCGAGTCCACACGCGTTCGGGCGCCGAGACCCGCGAGTACCTCGAGGGCGTCGAGATGTTCATCAAGGTCGCCGAGGCAGATCGCCTGCGAATGCTGCAGTCCTACGAGGGCGCCGAACGTCTCGAGAACGGGTCCGTCAACGTCATCCACCTGTACGAGAAGCTCCTCCCCTACGCCATGCTCTTCGGCCTCGAGAAGGAGTGGGGCTCGGTGCTCGAGAGCTGGTACCGCTCGAACCCGGACACGCCGGTGACCTGGTACCCGTTCCTCGCCGGGCACGCTATCGGCGGCGTCGGCACGGCGGTCTCCGACGTCGTCAGCTCCATCAGCACATCGGTGAGCTATTCGTCGAGCAGCAGCGGCGGATCCACGGGTGGCGGCTCCGTCGGGGGCGGCGGAGGTGGCGGCGCGGCAGGCGGACGCTGAGGCGATCGGTCTCGCCTCGGCGCTCGATGCGACAATGGCCCCGTGCATGTTGATCGAGTCGTACCCAACCTGACCGTGACCGACCTCCCTGCCGCGGTCAGGGAGCACTCCACCGTCCTCGGTTTCCAGGTCTTGATGGATCACGGCTGGATCGTCACCCTCGGCGACGACGCAGGGCACCAGCTCAGCGTCATGACCCGGGATGCCACCGCACCGGTCAACCCCGACGTGTCGATCTTCGTCGACGATGTCCATGATGTGCTGTCCCGCGTCGAGGCAGCAGGCTTGGAGATCGTACATCCGCTCTCCGATGAGCCGTGGGGAGTGAAACGATTCTTCTACCGCGCCAGTGACGGCCGCGTGATCAATGTCGGCATGCACACTGCCTCGCGCTGAATCATCACGGTCGCCCGGAACTTTGCCGTACCCGTGACGCACTCCAGGTCAACCGCGAATATTCGCGTCTAGAGGCCCGCAGGAGCTGTCGACTCGCTACTGAATCAGAAATGTAGTTGAAATGGTGGATCTGAGGGGACTCGAACCCCTGACCCCCTGCATGCCATGCAGGTGCGCTACCAGCTGCGCCACAGACCCGTGGAAGTCGGACGAATACTCCCCCGACAACTCCTCTACTTTACACCGGATGACGGGGTCGAATGCAAATCGGCCGGGGCTTCCGGGATCTCGGGCATGTCGATCGTCGGGCAGTCGCTCCAGAGGCGCTCCAGCTGGTAGAAGTCGCGGTCCTCCTGGTGGAAGACGTGGACGATGAGGTCGCCGAAGTCGAGCAGCACCCAACGCCCGCCCTCGCGGCCCTCACGGCGAACGGTACGGGTGCCGTGCTCGTTGAGGGCATCCTCGATGCCGTCGGAGATCGCCTGCACGTTCCGCTCGACAGCGCCGCTCACGATGAGGAACACGTCGGCGAGCCCGAACTGCTCCGTCACCTCAAGAGCGACCGGACCGGTCGCCCCCTTGTCGCTCGCTGCACGCGCGGCGATCGTCAGTTCGGACATCACCTCTCGGGTTTCCGTCACTGGGTTCCTTTCACTGCTTCCGTGGCCGTCCGGACTATCCGAACACGCCGGTCGCGAAGCCCCACACCGCGATACCGCCGACGACGAGGATCAAGCCCCCTCCGGTCAGCGACAGCACGAGCGGCAGCTTGCTCTTCTCTTTGCCCGCGCTCGAGAACATGGGAGCTCCCGTCGCGCTCGACGCGCTCACGGCCCGACGTGCGGAGATCGGACCCGTGGCCTGATCCGCGCCGCCGTGCGGACGCTCCGCCCCGAGCTCATCGACCGGGTCGAGTTCGATCGAGTCATGAATCGACGCGTGGCCACCGGTCTCACCGATCGACTTCGGAACATCGATCGACCCGGTGATGTACAGCTCGCCCGTCCCGCCGATGGGGCCGGCGAGGCCGCCGTCCTCCGGCATATCGGGCAGGATCAGAGCGGCCGAGTTCGTGCCGCCCGCACGCCCGTCCTGCACCACGGCGCGCGCGATGAGGTCGTCGAAACCGGAATCCTTACCGCTCGCCGAGCGCGCGTCGTTGCCCGGCCCCGCCTTCGAGTCCTCGTCGAACACGGACCGCCACTCCTCAGGCGGGGCGATATCCGGGAACGAGTACGGGGTCTTCGGTGCGTCGGCGTCGGCTGCCTGCTCGCCGGCGGCCTTCGGCGCGGCGGGCGGTTCGCTCACCGGCGTCGAGGCAGCCGGACGGGCGGATTTCGGAGCAGCGCTCTTGGGAGCAGCACTCTTCGGCGCAGCGCTCACGGGAGCATCGCTCGGAACTTCCGCCTCGGCCGTGACACCACCCTCCGCTGCCTCGTCGGCGCTCTCAGCATCGACATCCTCCGCATCCAGCAAGCGGGTCTCCGCGGGCGGCTCAGTCGCGGCCGGCTCCCCGTCGGAATCCGTCTCGATGACGGCAGTCTCAATCAGTACCGTCTCGACGCCGCCGTCCTCCGACTGCGTCTCGATGAGTTGCGTCTCGATGACCTCGGCCTCGACGGTCTCTCCGGACTGGTCGTCAACTGCTCCCGCGAGGGCCTCATCGAACGACAGCGGCTCGGTGGGCGGCGATGCCTTTACCGGGGGCGCGTCCGCGAGGAACGGCTCGTCCGCCTCGTCTTCGACCTGGTCGCTCGCGCTCGCTTCGTCGTCGGACTCGCTCGAGGCCGCATCGTCGGGATCGCTCGCATCGCCGTCGCCTTCGGTCACCGTCTCAGCGGCGTCGTCACTGGGCGCCGTCGCATCGGACGCGACCGCCTCATCGGAGACCTCGTGGATCGCAGTTTCTTCCGCCGGCACCTCTGCACCACCGGCATTCGCCGACGCATCGGTATCCGCTACTTCATCGGCAGCGGCGGCACTCTCGGCTTCCCGGATGTCCTCGAGACTGAACGCCTCGGTCGGCGCTTCGACGATGGCGGGCGCAGGCTCGGCCACCTCAGGCTCAGGCACCGAAGGCGCGGCCTCCGTCAACGCGGCTTCGCGCTCGCGGAGCGCCTGCTCGCGGAGTTCGCGCATCTCACGGCGCGTGCGCGGATTGCCGTTCTCGTCGTACGGCTCGATCTCGATCTCTGGGAGATCCGCCGCAGCATTGGAGGGCGTCGCAGCAGTCGGCTCAGGGGTCGCAGCTGCTTCCGTGGACACCTCGGGCGCCTGAGACTCCGTTGTCTCGGTGCCCGCTTCGGGGGTCTCTTCCGGTACCGCAGCTGCCGCCTGATCACGCAGACGCCGTTCGCGCCGCGTCAGGGGGCGATCCGGCTCGTTCTCAGTCATTCTCAGTTGCTCCCGTCGGTGTATAGCCCGTGCTTCGCAATGTACTGCACTACTCCATCCGGCACCAGGTACCACACCGGGTAACCGCGAGCCACCCGGCTCCTGCAGTCCGTTGATGAGATCGCAAGTGCCGGAACCTCGAGCAGGCTCACCCGATCACCCGAGAACCCTGACCGCGAGAGTTCGTGCCCGGGCCGTGACACAGCGATGAAGTGCGCCAGATCCCAGAACTTGTCCACGTCCTTCCACTCCAGGATCTGCTCGACCGCGTCGGCTCCTGAAATGAAGAACAGTTCGGCGTCGGGGAACTCGGCTCGCAGGTCCCGCAGCGTATCGACCGTGTACGTCGGGCCCGCACGATCGATGTCCACCCGACTCACCTTGAAGCTGGGGTTCGAGGCGGTCGCGATCACCGTCATCAGATAGCGGTGCTCGCTGTGAGACACGTTCTGCTTCTGCCACGGCTGACCAGTGGGCACGAAGATGACCTCGTCGAGATCGAAACTCCGCGCGACTTCGCTCGCCGCGACCAGGTGACCGTGGTGGATGGGATCGAACGTGCCGCCCATCACTCCGATGCGCGGCTTCACCGACGCCGGCCGATCAGTGCTGGCGAGCATCACCGTGTTCGCGAGCGTAAGCCTCTGCCTTCTCGGCGTGACGGTTCGCGACATCGCGGAAGCTGAACGTCACCGCAGCGAGGGCCGTGAATCCGACGAACGCGATCACGCCGAACAGCGGAGCCGGAAAGGGTAGCTCGTTGACGACGTGGTGCCCGCCTTCTGCGGCGACGGCGATCGTTGCGAGAAATGACATGTGAATCCCCAGCGTTCAATAACGGTCGATGGACGTGTTCCCACCAGTCTAGCGGTCCGGTCTCAGCGAACCTGACCACTCCCGCGCACGAGCCACTTCGTGCTCGTGAGTTCAGGGAGCCCCATCGGTCCCCTCGCGTGCAGCTTCTGGGTGGAGATGCCGACCTCGGCACCGAATCCGAACTCGCCGCCGTCGGTGAAGCGGGTCGACGCGTTCACCATCACGACGGCGGAATCCACCTCGGCGAGGAACCGCTCGGCGTTCGTGTAGTCCTGGGTGACGATGGATTCCGTGTGCCGCGTCGAGTACCGGTCGATGTGCGCGAGGGCGTCGTCGAGGGAGTCGACGACTCGGATCCCCATCTCGAGTGCGTGATGCTCCGTCTCCCACAGTTCGTCGTCAGCCTCGCCGATCTCGCGCACCAGTGAACGGGAGCGATCATCGCCCTGCAGAACGACATCCTTCTCGAGGAGCGCACGAGAGATCGCGGGGAGCAGCCTCGCGGCAGCATCGCGGTGCACGAGCAGGGTCTCTGCCGCGTTGCACACGCTCGGCCGGTGCGTCTTCGAGTTGCGCACGATGTCGACGGCCATGGCCTCGTCAGCAGTCGCATCGACGAACACGTGCACGATCCCGGAACCGGTCTCGATGACGGGAACCGTCGACTCCTGCACGACGGTGGAGATGAGCCCGGCACTTCCCCGCGGAATCAAGACGTCGACGTACCCGCGCGCCCGCATGAGCCGGCCGGCACCATCGCGACCGAAGTCGTCGATCGTCTGGATCGCGTCGCCGCTGAGGCCCGCCTCCGTGATCGCGCCCTGGATCAGTTCGACGAGCGCGCGGTTCGACTGCTCAGCGGCACTCCCGCCGCGCAGCACCGCGCCATTGCCGCTCTTCAGCGCCAGGGCCGCGATATCGACCGTCACGTTGGGTCGCGCCTCGTAGATGGCCCCCACGACGCCGAAGGGGACGCGGACCTGGTTGATCCTGATCCCGTTCGCGAGCGTGCTCCCCCTGACAACCTCGCCGACCGGATCCGGGAGACCGATGATGTCGCGCACCGCCTGCGCGAGACCGTGCAGTCGGTCGGCATCGAGGCGCAAGCGGTCGAGCAGACCGTCGTCGATTCCGTTCGCGCGCCCGTTCTCGAGGTCGCGCTCGTTCGCCTCCACCAGTTCAGGCACGTGCGTCTCGATCGCGACGGCGATGCACTCGAGCGCCGCGTTCTTGCGGGCGGTCGGCGCGTTCACGAGTGTCCGCGCACCGGTGCGCGCGAGTTCGAGGCGGCTGAGGAACGGATCCGGAGTCATACCCTCCAGCTTAGCCCGCAGCGGCGAATCGCGTCCCGTGATCCGCGCCGTCGAGCACGGCGGCGAGCAGGCGCGTCTCCGTGAGGAGAACGCGCGTTCCCGCGTCGGTCGCGAGCCGCGCGGCCTGAACCTTCGTGCGCGCCCCTCCGGTGCCCCAACCCGACTGCGCTTCGCCGATCTCGATGCCCGCGAGCTCGTCACCGTAGGGCACGTCGCTGATGCGCTCGGCACCCGGCTCTGACGGCGGCGCGGTGTAGAGCGCGTCGACGTCGGAGAGCAGGATCAGCTGGTCCGCACCGACCAAGCGCGCAACGAGGGCGGCAAGCCGATCGTTGTCCCCGAAGCGGATCTCGTGCGTCGCGACCGTGTCGTTCTCGTTGATGATCGGCAGCGTACCGAGCTGCAGCAACCGTTCGAGCGCGCGCTTCGCATTGTCCCGGTGCGTCGGGTTCTCGAGGTCGTGCGCGGTGAGCAGCACCTGCCCCGCGATGATCTCGTGGCTCGTGAGCGCACGCTGATACCGGTTCACGAGGATGTTCTGCCCCACCGCGGCGGCGGCCTGCTGCGTGGCGAGATCCTCGGGTCGCTCATCGAGTCGCAGGAACGGCACGCCAGTCGCGATCGCACCGCTGGAGACCAGGATCACCTGAGCGCCACCGCGGTGCAGGCGCGCGAGAGACTCGACGAGGGTCGGAATACGGTGCGCATTGTCCCCGCTGACCGACGATGATCCGACCTTGACGACGACGCGCTGGGCGCCGAGCAGATCGGTCCCGCTCACTGGTCGCTCTCCCAGAGCCCCGCCTCGCGCTCACGCTCGAGCTCTTCGCGGGCCTCGGCCTTGGCGTCCATCCGCTCGTGGTAAGTGCTTCGCCGCTCGTGGTTCGTCCGGCGATCGTTCTGATCGACTCTCAGGTCGCTGCCTCGGGCGCCCATCTGCACCTCGGCGGCGCTCGTCACAGTGGGCTCCCAGTCGAACACGACGCCGGAACCGGGGCCGATGACGACCGTCGAACCGGCGACGGCGCCCTTCTTGACCAGCGCGTCCTCGACACCGAGCTTCTGCAGACGGTCGGCGAGATACCCGACCGCTTCGTCGTTCGTGAAGTCAGTCTGCGCGACCCACCGTTCGGGTTTCGCTCCGAGAATCCGGAAGATGGTGCCGTAGGTGCCGCCCTCGGTGACCACGCGGAAGCCAGACTCGTCGACCGCCTTCGGCCGCAGAACGATACGCTCGTGCGTCTCCTCGGTCGCCAGACGCCGCGCGCGCTCGGCGTCTACGATCTCGGCCAGCGCGAAGCTGAGCTCGCGGAGGCCTGCGTGGGCAACGGCGGAGATCTCGAAGACGCGGTACCCCTGCGCCTCGAGGTCGCCTCGGACGAACTCCGCGAGTTCACGAGCCTCGGGCACGTCGGTCTTGTTCAGCGCGACGAGCTGCGGTCGCTCGAGCAGCGGCGTCTGCCCCTCGGGCACCGCATAGGCGCCGAGCTCGCGCTTCACGACCTCGAGGTCCGAGAGCGGGTCGCGGCCCGGCTCGAGGGTGGCGCAGTCGAGCACGTGCAGCAGCGCAGCACATCGCTCCACGTGCCTGAGGAAGTCGAGGCCGAGCCCCTTGCCATCGCTCGCGCCCTCAATGAGCCCCGGCACATCGGCCACGGTGAACCGATGGTCGCCCGCCTGGACAACCCCGAGGTTCGGGTGCAGCGTGGTGAAGGGGTAATCCGCGATCTTCGGCTTCGCAGCGCTGAGCGCCGCGATGAGACTCGACTTGCCCGCAGAGGGGAACCCCACGAGCGCGACGTCGGCGATCGTCTTCAGTTCGAGCGAGATCGTGCCGGCCCAGCCCTCGATGCCGAGCAGAGCGAATCCCGGCGCCTTCCGCTTCGCACTGGCGAGGGCGGCGTTGCCGAGCCCGCCCTGGCCGCCGGCCGCAGCGATGAAACGGGTGCCCGCCTCACTGAGA
It encodes the following:
- the obgE gene encoding GTPase ObgE, translated to MVTFVDQVQVHLQAGHGGNGCVSTKREKFKPLAGPDGGNGGHGGDVVLIADPQVTTLLDYHRRPHRIAEHGGFGMGDNRSGTKGADLELSVPVGTVVKSEDGETLADLSEAGTRFIAAAGGQGGLGNAALASAKRKAPGFALLGIEGWAGTISLELKTIADVALVGFPSAGKSSLIAALSAAKPKIADYPFTTLHPNLGVVQAGDHRFTVADVPGLIEGASDGKGLGLDFLRHVERCAALLHVLDCATLEPGRDPLSDLEVVKRELGAYAVPEGQTPLLERPQLVALNKTDVPEARELAEFVRGDLEAQGYRVFEISAVAHAGLRELSFALAEIVDAERARRLATEETHERIVLRPKAVDESGFRVVTEGGTYGTIFRILGAKPERWVAQTDFTNDEAVGYLADRLQKLGVEDALVKKGAVAGSTVVIGPGSGVVFDWEPTVTSAAEVQMGARGSDLRVDQNDRRTNHERRSTYHERMDAKAEAREELEREREAGLWESDQ
- a CDS encoding glutamate-5-semialdehyde dehydrogenase; protein product: MTPDPFLSRLELARTGARTLVNAPTARKNAALECIAVAIETHVPELVEANERDLENGRANGIDDGLLDRLRLDADRLHGLAQAVRDIIGLPDPVGEVVRGSTLANGIRINQVRVPFGVVGAIYEARPNVTVDIAALALKSGNGAVLRGGSAAEQSNRALVELIQGAITEAGLSGDAIQTIDDFGRDGAGRLMRARGYVDVLIPRGSAGLISTVVQESTVPVIETGSGIVHVFVDATADEAMAVDIVRNSKTHRPSVCNAAETLLVHRDAAARLLPAISRALLEKDVVLQGDDRSRSLVREIGEADDELWETEHHALEMGIRVVDSLDDALAHIDRYSTRHTESIVTQDYTNAERFLAEVDSAVVMVNASTRFTDGGEFGFGAEVGISTQKLHARGPMGLPELTSTKWLVRGSGQVR
- the nadD gene encoding nicotinate-nucleotide adenylyltransferase — translated: MLASTDRPASVKPRIGVMGGTFDPIHHGHLVAASEVARSFDLDEVIFVPTGQPWQKQNVSHSEHRYLMTVIATASNPSFKVSRVDIDRAGPTYTVDTLRDLRAEFPDAELFFISGADAVEQILEWKDVDKFWDLAHFIAVSRPGHELSRSGFSGDRVSLLEVPALAISSTDCRSRVARGYPVWYLVPDGVVQYIAKHGLYTDGSN
- a CDS encoding DUF2207 domain-containing protein, which translates into the protein MSSTSAAPLLAPSPGPSRRRPRPTRRPWSTRLLGFLVAAAAAAVIGAPLLATAAPAAANVEDFSYDSWDVEYALSLDAEGRAQAHVTERLTARFPQDDQNKGIVRSLPRDYQGASTDPRDFSVTDENGDDVPFDVERGTDETNDAPYVAVLTGDDDYVHGRQTYVIEYTLSDVVLARDDGTADEFHWDLAPSARQQPITAFTARIAFAPELAEHLNGNQRCYSGVAGSTEECSITVSGGDATVGPLALDAAEGVTVAIGMDPDTVVQPSQRIPNFAYDVAPILVAVGALGVSAAGVTAAGLMARRHRNNGRGTIVPQYDVPASLPPILASTILASSKDPIAAQMVHLAVNGTARFEEAPGAKRKKRKAQLAVRLVDVDRAGDPLDRLSVSTLFSSVANGALLDLSKRNEKLAKRIPNLKSSAAKAGLDRGYFTKERSRVGRILGWVALGIVAVLAVLVVLGFMFRGANAGTVLGLVGGVLALVFAIPAMAKHRVHTRSGAETREYLEGVEMFIKVAEADRLRMLQSYEGAERLENGSVNVIHLYEKLLPYAMLFGLEKEWGSVLESWYRSNPDTPVTWYPFLAGHAIGGVGTAVSDVVSSISTSVSYSSSSSGGSTGGGSVGGGGGGGAAGGR
- the proB gene encoding glutamate 5-kinase; this translates as MSGTDLLGAQRVVVKVGSSSVSGDNAHRIPTLVESLARLHRGGAQVILVSSGAIATGVPFLRLDERPEDLATQQAAAAVGQNILVNRYQRALTSHEIIAGQVLLTAHDLENPTHRDNAKRALERLLQLGTLPIINENDTVATHEIRFGDNDRLAALVARLVGADQLILLSDVDALYTAPPSEPGAERISDVPYGDELAGIEIGEAQSGWGTGGARTKVQAARLATDAGTRVLLTETRLLAAVLDGADHGTRFAAAG
- a CDS encoding VOC family protein, which translates into the protein MHVDRVVPNLTVTDLPAAVREHSTVLGFQVLMDHGWIVTLGDDAGHQLSVMTRDATAPVNPDVSIFVDDVHDVLSRVEAAGLEIVHPLSDEPWGVKRFFYRASDGRVINVGMHTASR
- the rsfS gene encoding ribosome silencing factor, with protein sequence MTETREVMSELTIAARAASDKGATGPVALEVTEQFGLADVFLIVSGAVERNVQAISDGIEDALNEHGTRTVRREGREGGRWVLLDFGDLIVHVFHQEDRDFYQLERLWSDCPTIDMPEIPEAPADLHSTPSSGVK